In Chitinophaga sp. HK235, a single window of DNA contains:
- a CDS encoding biotin--[acetyl-CoA-carboxylase] ligase, with product MVGHPFYTLDEIDSTNNYAMEQVNSGQVTSGTAWFTSNQTAGKGTRGKQWLAQPGDIIALSIALQPAMLPLSRQFMLSMAVALATHDFLSAYAGDETIIKWPNDIYWRDRKAGGILIENVLRGSMWHYAIIGIGLNINQGKFPDALTNAVSLKQITGKNWDAATLAKELCRHIDNRVKQLHMSAIDTLLSEYKTKLFRWQQPALYRKDGEIFQGIIRDVLPDGHLCLERDGTILQLGFGEVEFILTH from the coding sequence GTGGTAGGACACCCGTTTTATACTCTAGACGAAATTGACAGCACCAATAACTATGCCATGGAGCAGGTGAATTCAGGCCAGGTGACATCCGGTACAGCCTGGTTTACCAGCAACCAAACCGCAGGGAAAGGTACCCGTGGCAAGCAGTGGCTGGCCCAGCCCGGGGATATCATCGCGCTCTCTATAGCCCTGCAACCAGCCATGTTACCGCTTTCCCGCCAGTTCATGCTGAGCATGGCCGTAGCCCTCGCTACCCATGATTTCTTATCAGCCTATGCCGGTGACGAAACCATCATAAAATGGCCTAATGATATTTACTGGCGTGACAGAAAGGCAGGAGGCATCCTCATAGAGAATGTTTTACGCGGCAGTATGTGGCATTATGCCATTATCGGTATCGGTCTCAACATTAATCAGGGCAAATTTCCGGATGCACTCACCAACGCCGTTTCGCTCAAACAAATCACCGGCAAAAACTGGGATGCCGCCACCCTGGCGAAGGAGCTTTGCCGCCATATCGACAACCGTGTCAAACAACTGCATATGTCCGCTATTGATACACTGCTGTCCGAATATAAAACGAAACTCTTCCGCTGGCAGCAACCTGCCCTCTACCGGAAAGACGGAGAGATCTTCCAGGGCATCATCCGCGATGTTCTGCCCGATGGTCATCTCTGCCTCGAAAGAGACGGCACCATATTACAACTGGGTTTTGGTGAAGTAGAGTTTATTCTGACCCATTAG
- the rsfS gene encoding ribosome silencing factor, which translates to MAPLTVLSTRKKAQTRLTRESEIFTTIIKAIQEKKGENIVSLDLRQIPEAVADFFVLCEANSNTQVRAIADFVSHEVELKVGEAPYRHEGFTAQQWILVDYVNIVVHIFQPETRKFYNLEEMWSDADRMDHNDD; encoded by the coding sequence TTGGCACCCTTAACCGTTCTGAGCACGAGAAAAAAGGCCCAAACGCGCCTGACCAGAGAAAGTGAAATTTTTACCACCATCATAAAAGCCATACAGGAAAAGAAGGGGGAAAATATCGTGTCCCTGGATCTACGCCAGATTCCTGAAGCTGTGGCCGATTTCTTCGTATTATGTGAAGCCAATTCCAATACCCAGGTAAGAGCAATCGCAGACTTTGTATCGCATGAGGTTGAGTTGAAAGTAGGTGAAGCTCCCTATAGACATGAAGGGTTTACTGCTCAACAGTGGATACTGGTCGACTATGTGAATATTGTAGTACATATTTTCCAGCCGGAAACAAGGAAGTTCTATAATCTCGAGGAAATGTGGAGTGACGCCGACAGGATGGACCACAACGATGACTGA
- the ftsH gene encoding ATP-dependent zinc metalloprotease FtsH yields the protein MEKGGNNFNKGSEKAPKKGPKFNIYWVYAFIGLALLAMNFFDFRSPTKEISFQEFQVNYLKPGDVDKLVVVNKKYVEVYIKQDSLKLPKFTDVAKSKFGGLNPGPHYRFSIGSEESFKKDIDKAQEGIPMESQVKISYDERQSWFEPIFQLLLPIILIIGLWILLMRKMGGPAGGSGGPGGIFNIGKSKATLFDKGTRVNITFNDVAGLDEAKVEVMEIVDFLKNPKKYTSLGGKIPKGALLVGPPGTGKTLLAKAMAGEAQVPFFSMSGSDFVELFVGVGASRVRDLFKQAREKAPCIIFIDEIDAIGRARGKNVMMSNDERENTLNQLLVEMDGFGTDSGIIILAATNRPDVLDSALLRPGRFDRQISIDKPDLAGRETIFEVHLKPIKTSPNLDVKKLASMTPGFAGADIANVCNEAALIAARKGKTQVEMEDFNDAIDRVIGGLEKKNKIISPEEKEVIAYHEAGHAICGWYLEHANPLVKVTIVPRGVAALGYAQYLPKEQYLYNTEQLLDDICMTLGGRAVEELVFGKISTGAQNDLQVITRMAYAMVTVYGMNDKIGNVSFYDPNSDQSFTKPYSEETSRMIDEEVRKLIDAAYVRTKNLLTERMEQVQILAKELLQKEVLYQADLERLIGKRPYDVPREHHLGKEGMTTDGVHPADIINPSPSPANA from the coding sequence ATGGAAAAAGGAGGCAATAACTTCAACAAGGGTTCAGAAAAAGCGCCTAAGAAAGGACCGAAGTTCAATATATACTGGGTGTATGCCTTTATAGGTCTTGCCCTGCTTGCAATGAACTTTTTTGATTTCAGATCCCCTACCAAAGAAATCAGCTTCCAGGAATTTCAGGTAAACTATTTGAAACCTGGGGACGTCGATAAATTGGTTGTTGTAAACAAGAAATATGTAGAAGTCTACATAAAACAAGACAGTCTTAAACTGCCAAAATTCACTGATGTAGCCAAAAGCAAGTTTGGCGGTCTGAATCCCGGCCCTCATTACCGTTTCTCGATTGGTAGTGAGGAAAGTTTCAAGAAAGATATTGACAAGGCCCAGGAAGGCATCCCTATGGAAAGCCAGGTAAAAATCTCCTATGACGAGCGTCAAAGTTGGTTTGAGCCTATTTTCCAGTTGCTGCTGCCTATCATCCTGATCATTGGTCTGTGGATATTGCTGATGCGTAAAATGGGAGGCCCTGCCGGCGGTAGTGGCGGTCCCGGAGGCATCTTTAATATCGGTAAGTCCAAAGCTACCCTGTTTGATAAAGGCACCCGCGTTAACATTACGTTCAACGATGTGGCTGGTCTGGATGAAGCAAAGGTGGAAGTGATGGAAATCGTGGACTTCCTGAAAAATCCGAAAAAATACACCTCTCTGGGGGGTAAAATACCGAAAGGCGCATTGCTGGTAGGCCCTCCGGGCACTGGTAAAACCCTGCTGGCCAAAGCGATGGCAGGTGAGGCACAGGTTCCTTTCTTCTCTATGTCCGGTTCCGACTTCGTGGAACTGTTCGTAGGGGTAGGTGCCAGCCGTGTACGTGACCTGTTTAAACAGGCCCGCGAAAAAGCTCCGTGTATCATCTTCATCGATGAAATTGATGCGATCGGACGTGCCAGAGGTAAAAATGTTATGATGAGCAACGACGAAAGGGAAAACACCCTGAACCAGCTGCTCGTTGAAATGGACGGTTTCGGTACAGACAGCGGTATCATCATCCTGGCTGCCACCAACCGCCCCGACGTACTGGACAGCGCTTTACTGCGCCCCGGCCGTTTCGACCGCCAGATCTCCATCGACAAACCAGACCTGGCCGGAAGAGAAACCATCTTTGAAGTACACCTGAAGCCTATCAAAACATCTCCTAACCTGGATGTGAAGAAACTGGCCTCCATGACCCCCGGCTTCGCCGGCGCTGATATTGCCAACGTATGTAACGAAGCAGCCCTCATCGCTGCCCGTAAAGGCAAGACCCAGGTGGAAATGGAAGACTTCAACGACGCTATCGACCGCGTAATCGGTGGCCTGGAAAAGAAAAACAAAATCATCTCTCCGGAAGAAAAAGAAGTAATCGCCTATCATGAAGCCGGACACGCTATCTGCGGATGGTACCTGGAACACGCCAACCCATTGGTGAAAGTAACCATCGTACCCCGTGGTGTGGCTGCCCTCGGATACGCACAGTATCTTCCGAAGGAACAATATCTCTACAACACCGAGCAGTTGCTCGATGATATCTGCATGACCCTCGGCGGCCGTGCTGTAGAAGAACTCGTATTCGGTAAAATATCCACCGGCGCTCAAAACGACCTGCAGGTAATCACCCGCATGGCCTATGCAATGGTGACCGTATACGGTATGAATGATAAGATCGGTAATGTGTCTTTCTATGATCCTAACAGCGATCAGTCCTTCACCAAACCTTACTCTGAAGAAACATCCCGGATGATTGATGAAGAAGTAAGGAAACTGATCGATGCGGCTTATGTAAGGACCAAAAACCTGCTGACAGAAAGAATGGAACAGGTGCAGATTCTGGCGAAGGAACTGCTGCAGAAAGAAGTTTTATACCAGGCCGACCTGGAAAGACTCATCGGCAAACGTCCTTACGATGTGCCAAGAGAACATCATCTGGGAAAAGAAGGTATGACGACTGACGGTGTACATCCGGCAGATATCATCAACCCTTCTCCTTCACCTGCTAATGCATAG
- a CDS encoding LUD domain-containing protein: protein MKISPAKENILKRVRNALSQPVQLPFPNSEGNSTVFKVENEGLELKFAEEFTKLQGKFVFCTSKAELIENLRALSENKEWRNLYCQTPSVMKMLRGEELSVLNQGDMHEADAAITDCEYLIARTGTVVLSAAQPSGRVLPVYAPVHIMVAYTHQLVFDLKDAFNKLKEKYGNELPSAVSFATGPSRTADIEKTLVVGIHGPKEVYVFLVDE from the coding sequence ATGAAGATTTCTCCTGCTAAGGAAAATATTCTGAAAAGAGTACGGAATGCGTTAAGCCAGCCGGTACAGTTGCCCTTCCCTAACTCGGAGGGCAACTCCACTGTTTTCAAAGTAGAGAATGAAGGGTTGGAATTGAAGTTTGCGGAGGAGTTCACCAAATTACAGGGGAAGTTCGTTTTCTGCACCAGCAAGGCAGAACTGATAGAGAACCTGCGGGCATTATCCGAAAACAAGGAATGGCGCAATCTCTACTGTCAGACTCCTTCCGTGATGAAAATGTTGCGTGGAGAAGAGCTGTCGGTGCTCAACCAGGGCGATATGCACGAAGCAGATGCGGCCATCACCGATTGCGAATACCTGATTGCCCGCACCGGTACCGTTGTGCTGAGCGCAGCCCAGCCCAGCGGAAGAGTGCTCCCGGTATATGCGCCGGTCCATATTATGGTGGCTTATACCCACCAGCTGGTGTTTGATCTGAAAGATGCTTTCAATAAACTGAAAGAAAAATACGGCAACGAATTGCCTTCTGCAGTATCATTCGCCACAGGACCCAGCCGTACGGCAGACATCGAGAAAACACTGGTAGTGGGTATCCACGGTCCAAAAGAAGTATACGTTTTTTTAGTAGACGAATAA
- a CDS encoding UDP-2,3-diacylglucosamine diphosphatase translates to MEISLPANKKIYFASDFHLGAPNPAVSREREKLIVQWLEMVEKDAQHIFLVGDLFDFWFEYKHVIPKGYTRLLGKLADLTDKGIGISVFIGNHDMWMDGYFESELNIPVYYEPQVFTLGTKKFYIGHGDGLGPGDHGYKFLKKIFRNPVCRWLFSCIHPVAGISMANYFSRKSRAATGQELEKFLGEDQEWLAIYSREVLQKEHFDYFIFGHRHLPLDLTVGKDSRYINLGEWLNYTSYAVFDGNDTSLEFFTEAGAKLGRSGVQDLVQNGR, encoded by the coding sequence ATGGAAATTTCTTTACCAGCCAATAAGAAAATATATTTTGCTTCAGACTTCCACCTGGGTGCTCCCAATCCTGCTGTCAGCAGGGAGCGCGAAAAGCTGATCGTACAGTGGCTGGAAATGGTGGAAAAGGATGCGCAACATATTTTTCTGGTAGGAGATCTTTTTGATTTCTGGTTTGAATACAAACATGTGATCCCTAAAGGATACACCCGCCTGCTGGGCAAGCTCGCCGATCTTACCGACAAAGGCATCGGGATATCCGTGTTTATCGGCAACCACGACATGTGGATGGATGGCTATTTTGAGTCAGAGCTGAATATCCCTGTTTATTACGAACCCCAGGTGTTTACATTGGGCACCAAAAAATTCTATATCGGCCATGGTGATGGGTTAGGCCCCGGCGACCATGGATATAAGTTCCTGAAAAAGATTTTCCGCAACCCCGTATGCCGCTGGCTGTTCTCCTGTATACATCCGGTAGCGGGCATCTCCATGGCTAATTACTTCAGCCGTAAGAGCAGGGCTGCCACTGGTCAGGAGCTGGAGAAATTCCTGGGTGAAGACCAGGAATGGCTGGCGATCTATAGCCGGGAAGTACTGCAAAAGGAACATTTCGACTACTTTATTTTCGGCCACCGGCACCTGCCGCTCGACCTTACTGTAGGAAAAGACAGTCGTTACATCAACCTGGGAGAATGGTTGAACTATACCTCCTATGCCGTTTTTGATGGAAATGATACCAGCCTGGAATTTTTTACAGAAGCGGGTGCAAAACTGGGGCGGTCAGGCGTCCAGGATCTCGTGCAGAATGGGCGGTGA
- the recO gene encoding DNA repair protein RecO, with amino-acid sequence MLHKTRGIVLRTVKYGDTSVIVSIFTELFGLQSYIVNGVRSSKPKAAKGNLLQPGNILELVVYHNELKNLQRISEFKLCYIYTSLHFSVVKNTIALFLIELLQKSLKQPEQHLELYYFTENTLQLLDGSATPVIANLPLYYTLKLAEHFGFRLSGRFTEYTPYLDLQEGTFSDLPPHHTAHLDPENSELTDRIFQCSEIQHLAGISMTKEKRRKLLYAYLDYLRLHMPDFTELQSPPILHEILDA; translated from the coding sequence TTGCTTCATAAAACACGCGGCATAGTATTACGTACAGTAAAATATGGGGATACCAGCGTGATCGTGAGTATCTTCACAGAGTTGTTTGGCCTTCAGTCGTATATTGTCAATGGTGTGCGCTCATCCAAGCCTAAAGCCGCCAAAGGCAACCTGTTGCAGCCAGGTAATATTCTCGAACTGGTAGTATACCACAATGAGCTCAAAAACCTGCAACGTATCTCCGAATTCAAGCTGTGCTACATTTATACCTCGCTGCACTTCAGCGTGGTTAAAAATACCATTGCCCTGTTCCTGATAGAACTGCTGCAGAAAAGTCTGAAACAACCGGAGCAACACCTCGAGCTGTATTATTTTACAGAAAACACCCTGCAGTTACTGGACGGATCGGCCACACCGGTTATCGCCAACCTGCCACTGTATTATACGCTCAAACTGGCCGAGCACTTCGGCTTCCGTCTCAGTGGACGTTTCACGGAATACACACCCTACCTCGATCTGCAGGAAGGTACCTTTTCCGATCTGCCCCCTCACCATACGGCCCACCTGGACCCGGAAAACAGTGAGCTGACCGACCGTATTTTCCAGTGCAGCGAAATACAGCACCTGGCTGGTATCAGTATGACAAAAGAAAAAAGAAGGAAACTGTTATACGCTTACCTCGACTACCTCCGGTTGCATATGCCGGATTTCACGGAACTACAGTCACCGCCCATTCTGCACGAGATCCTGGACGCCTGA
- a CDS encoding RND family transporter has protein sequence MWQRLAGFVLKFRLPLLLLLLIATGVMAIYATRVEMSYDYVATIPHDNPKFLEYQKFKEKFGGDGNMLVLGVQTDKFFQEDFFRDYVKLNQDLKKVSAVESILSVPVAINLVKNDSTQKLEAGLLFKDSSYTQAQIDSLAGVFRTLLFYKDRLYNAETGAYMMAIYVNKDVFNSPKRTAVVAEINKLAKAFEEKHHTEVHLSGLPLIRTVMAVKVADELKLFLKISFLLTGLILFLFFRSFGAVLMSMVVVAIGVIWSVATIVLMGYKITLLTGLIPSLIVVIGIPNCVYFLSKYHAEYARHGNKTKALVRMIQRMGIVTLFTNLTAAIGFGVFCFTNSAILKEFGVVAGLNIMFIFLISFIFLPSVLSFLPAPKTKHINYLENGFLGKVLDFLITLVFKYRKPVYLFTGIVVIGALVGMTRLKSVGYMLDDIPKTDKLYTDLKFFENNFKGVMPLEIAVDTKRKNGVVNLQTLNKLDELTKLIESQPDFARPLSIVEGIKFAKQAYYNGDSSNYAVPNQFDLGFLAPYLRMKQSNTSANSSATNFSKLLSSFMDSTKQVARVSVNMKDVGSQRLPVLMDSLAPKVTAIFDTAHYKVTFTGTSIIFQEGTRFIINGLTESILLAFVLIMVCMLYLFRSWRMLLISLIPNIIPLVVTAGVMGWIGVALKPSTVLVFSVALGIAIDVTIRFLVNFKQELPRHDLDISATVKQTIHETGLSIIYTSMILFAGFMIFSFSEFGGTKALGWLTSLTLVVAMITNLTILPALLLWMEKALLKKARKKELWTTLDEEQDIEMSKLGVDDSE, from the coding sequence ATGTGGCAACGTTTAGCCGGCTTTGTGCTAAAATTCCGATTACCGCTCCTACTGCTGTTACTGATCGCCACCGGCGTGATGGCGATTTATGCAACCAGGGTGGAGATGTCCTACGACTATGTGGCTACCATACCGCATGATAACCCTAAATTTCTGGAGTACCAGAAGTTCAAGGAAAAGTTCGGAGGAGATGGTAATATGCTGGTGTTGGGGGTGCAAACCGACAAATTTTTCCAGGAAGATTTTTTCCGGGATTATGTGAAGCTCAATCAGGACCTGAAGAAAGTCAGCGCAGTGGAAAGCATTCTGAGCGTGCCGGTGGCCATCAACCTGGTGAAGAATGACAGTACACAGAAGCTGGAAGCGGGGTTGTTGTTTAAGGACAGCAGTTATACCCAGGCACAGATTGACAGCCTGGCGGGCGTGTTCAGGACCTTGTTGTTTTATAAGGACCGCCTGTACAATGCAGAAACGGGTGCCTACATGATGGCCATCTATGTAAACAAGGATGTTTTCAATTCTCCCAAACGCACAGCTGTGGTAGCTGAAATTAACAAACTGGCCAAAGCTTTTGAAGAGAAACATCATACAGAGGTACATTTAAGTGGTCTGCCACTTATTCGTACAGTCATGGCCGTTAAGGTGGCGGATGAACTGAAGCTTTTTCTGAAGATCTCTTTCCTGCTGACAGGATTGATCCTGTTCCTGTTCTTCCGTTCTTTTGGAGCAGTGCTGATGTCTATGGTGGTGGTAGCGATTGGTGTGATCTGGTCGGTGGCCACTATTGTGCTGATGGGCTATAAGATTACGTTGCTGACTGGTTTAATTCCTTCGCTGATTGTAGTGATCGGGATACCAAACTGTGTTTATTTTCTCAGTAAATACCATGCGGAATATGCCCGCCACGGCAATAAAACGAAGGCCCTTGTGCGGATGATCCAGCGGATGGGTATCGTAACGCTGTTTACCAACCTTACCGCTGCTATTGGCTTCGGGGTATTCTGTTTTACCAACAGTGCTATCCTGAAAGAATTTGGTGTGGTAGCAGGGTTAAACATCATGTTCATCTTCCTGATCTCTTTCATCTTCCTGCCTTCTGTACTGAGTTTCCTGCCGGCGCCGAAAACCAAGCATATCAACTACCTGGAAAACGGTTTTCTGGGCAAGGTGCTGGATTTCCTCATTACGCTGGTATTTAAATACCGCAAACCGGTATATCTTTTTACGGGTATCGTGGTGATAGGAGCCCTGGTAGGCATGACCCGACTGAAGTCTGTTGGTTATATGCTGGATGATATTCCGAAGACTGACAAGCTGTATACCGACCTGAAATTTTTTGAGAACAACTTTAAAGGTGTGATGCCGCTGGAAATAGCGGTAGATACCAAACGGAAAAACGGAGTAGTTAACCTGCAGACGCTGAACAAGCTGGATGAGCTGACGAAGCTGATTGAATCCCAGCCGGACTTTGCAAGGCCTTTATCGATTGTAGAGGGTATCAAGTTTGCCAAGCAGGCTTATTATAACGGAGATAGCTCCAACTATGCAGTGCCTAACCAGTTTGACCTGGGCTTTCTGGCGCCTTATCTGCGGATGAAACAGTCCAATACATCGGCGAATAGTTCGGCTACTAACTTTTCGAAGCTGCTGTCTTCCTTTATGGATAGTACCAAACAGGTGGCCAGGGTGAGTGTGAATATGAAAGACGTGGGTTCCCAGCGTTTGCCGGTACTGATGGATTCACTGGCTCCCAAGGTGACCGCTATTTTTGACACAGCGCACTACAAAGTAACCTTTACCGGTACGAGTATTATATTCCAGGAAGGCACGCGGTTTATCATCAATGGTCTGACAGAAAGTATTCTGCTGGCTTTTGTGCTGATCATGGTTTGTATGCTGTATCTGTTCCGTTCCTGGCGGATGCTGCTCATTTCGCTGATCCCCAACATTATCCCGCTGGTGGTGACTGCCGGTGTGATGGGCTGGATAGGGGTAGCGTTGAAGCCATCTACGGTACTGGTGTTTAGTGTGGCACTGGGTATAGCCATTGACGTTACTATTCGTTTCCTGGTGAACTTCAAGCAGGAGTTGCCGCGGCATGACCTGGATATTTCCGCTACAGTAAAGCAGACGATTCATGAAACCGGATTGAGTATTATTTATACTTCGATGATCCTTTTTGCCGGGTTTATGATTTTCAGTTTCTCTGAGTTTGGCGGTACCAAGGCGTTAGGATGGCTGACTTCTCTGACGTTGGTGGTGGCGATGATTACCAACCTCACGATTCTGCCGGCGTTGTTGTTATGGATGGAGAAGGCTTTGTTGAAGAAGGCGCGGAAGAAGGAGTTGTGGACAACGCTGGATGAAGAGCAGGATATTGAGATGTCTAAGCTGGGTGTTGATGACAGTGAATAG
- a CDS encoding LuxR C-terminal-related transcriptional regulator, translated as MKNKYLKGAHLSERKFKEILRLFADDLTATQIADISGVSRVTINSYLKKLRNQIARFCETQHPVPVPVVAYDNRYVETQTDIDSGDMLIAVKPEVDRIVKPVIFGICKIADRLHTEILPDVTRPMIHAATRGRSVLETLDTTERLRRFNGVVDLGQYRLYRLGNSQTDSAHGGPLMDDVDAFWGLTKHRLAKFKGLNRNTAYLHLKECEYRFNYRNEDLYAVLLELLKAYPLTLS; from the coding sequence ATGAAAAACAAATACTTAAAGGGCGCTCATTTATCTGAGCGCAAGTTTAAGGAGATCCTGCGGCTGTTTGCCGATGATCTCACTGCGACGCAGATCGCTGATATAAGCGGAGTAAGCAGAGTAACTATTAATAGTTATCTGAAGAAGCTTAGGAATCAGATCGCCCGTTTCTGCGAGACGCAGCATCCAGTACCGGTTCCGGTCGTAGCCTACGACAACCGGTATGTTGAAACCCAGACGGATATTGACAGCGGCGATATGCTGATAGCTGTTAAGCCGGAGGTTGACCGCATTGTAAAGCCGGTCATTTTTGGTATCTGCAAAATTGCAGACCGGTTGCACACCGAAATTTTACCTGATGTAACGAGGCCTATGATCCATGCCGCTACACGTGGCCGTTCCGTATTGGAAACGCTGGATACGACCGAGCGTTTACGTCGGTTTAACGGTGTTGTGGACTTGGGCCAGTATCGTTTGTACCGATTGGGTAATTCCCAGACGGATTCTGCCCATGGAGGTCCGTTGATGGATGATGTAGATGCTTTCTGGGGTTTGACCAAGCACCGCCTGGCCAAGTTCAAGGGGCTGAACCGTAATACGGCCTATCTGCATCTGAAAGAATGTGAGTACAGGTTTAATTATCGGAATGAAGACCTGTATGCGGTGTTGCTGGAATTGTTAAAAGCATACCCGCTTACCCTTTCTTGA